The Mauremys reevesii isolate NIE-2019 linkage group 7, ASM1616193v1, whole genome shotgun sequence genome includes the window AAACTCCTGGAAAAAGAAAGACTGGTCACACGGGATGAGAGTAAATTCTTGCCAGTGATAAGGTTCCGTTCTAGTTTTCATCCTAAAATATTCCCAGACACTGTCGGAGTTCCTCAAAATTCTCCTTTTTCCtcttaggatgaaattcaccatGCAGAAAGCTAATTTTATTACTATTTATATCACACTAGGGCACTAAATATGCCAGGCATGGTACAGACCCAGAGAAAGACAGTCCTTGGCACAAAGATCTtattctcccccttccccagatAGTAAGTGGCTACATGCTATGACAAGGAAACATGTCATTAGGATCCAAGTGTCTCCCTGATGAACAAATCCTGAGTTAATGGGCTTTGAGGAGCAGTAGTTGGGAAGAGGAAGTTTTCCTCTGCTCCAAACATGTATTGTACTTAAAAACACTGGTCTTCAGCCTGTGGCTGCTTCACAtacttccctcccacccaccacacaAGGGCTTTGGCCAACGGATCCACAAATTTACAGAATCAGAGCCTGATCAAAAGTATTACtgacacgcaaaaccttaaattagagtgaataaatgaagacttggcacagcacttctgaaaggttgccgacctctagTATAGATGTTCAAGCTCCtacccctgtgaggtgggagggcccTAGAGTCTGGACTCCAGCGTGAGcctaaacatctacactgcaattaaacagccccatagcccagtcattgtgagcctgagtcaactggcacgggtcagctgtgggtgtctaattgcaatgtagacataacctcagGGTCCTTCGGGGGTCCTTCTTGGGCTGAAACATTGGCCTTGGGCCAATAAAACATACTTTGTAATCAGAATAAAATAGTAAAGGGCATGCATTGCAAGGAGGTGAGACTTCAGTGCCACTGTTGCCATGTCATTTTACAACAATAATAAAACAGTTTGACTTTATTTCCATAACCTGATGCCAGGAGGATGGGCACACAGAGCTGGATCCCACAAAAGGTATACAGAAAACACAGTTCAACTCAACCTTTTTCTTAGTGCAATGGCTCACCCAGCAGTATTTGGTAGTAAACCACCAGATAAACATGAACCTGACAATTCCTGCTTGCCAGCATCAGTAAGATGAACCATGTTTAGAGGTACCCACATTCTCATGGGGATCTCCAAAGCAATTTCTATCCTCAGCCACAGACATCATTTGATATTGTTTTGTAGAAATGGggaagggcgggggaggggcagcaagccactgaaGTTATTAAAAACCAACCTAAATGAATCATCAACAATCTTTGAACAGCTATTTTTACAAGTAATTTTTTAAAGGgtcaaaagaaaatatttgtacaaaatCAACTACACAAAAAGTAGTAACAACATTTTGAAAGAGAATAACTACAAATAAATCTCTCAGTTCAATGTGCCCAGTTTCAGTAGACCAAATCCTATTGGATTTAATGGGAATTGGGCTACTAAACTCCCACATACTGAGATGAGATATATACTTGAacacaaggaagcatttcttacTAACCTGAACATCTCTTTGGACAAGTGACATGTCTACATTTGTACTTTCATCTCTGTTTCCCTGAAAGAATTACAAATAGTAGTGATTAATATACACACTTTTCAGTTAACAAAACAGCCCCTTCCACTCAAGCTCCCACATACCCAAAAACAGCCAGTAAACCTTTACACGTTAATGTTTATTACCTGGGACAAACAAAACCATTTTTGCTTTGTTACTATGGGGATTTTGATTCTGAAGGTACAGGAAACTGCAGACCCTTTGACTCTGGGGCAAATAAAATTCCTATTCATAGAAGTAACAGATAAAAATATAGGATTCACATGTAATCAAGTAAAGAAAAAAACAGTTGTGTGCAAGTAATAGTGTTCACCTGAATTCAGGAAAATGATTGCCTTACTGTTGCAATAAACTGGTGCAAGCATAAGGACAATAGAAAGAATGACATTGTTACCATCTTCATTTATCCAAAACCCACCAGAAAACATTATGAACCAATTTGTACTTAAATGGATGCCGGCCCAAACATTACAGCAACACAATTTATTGTGTTTACCTAAACCTAAGTAAAGCAAACACTGTCCTCCATCATAATCCTATATCctaaatcaggggtctcaaacatgcggcccacTGAGTTATTTGCTGCGTCCGCCAAGCTCCCCTCATCTGCTgccctccctctccccgcttCTCTGCCTACCTTGAGGCACttcccgccaccaaacagctgtttggtggcgcttagtgctttccaggagggaggagcaaggagccacgctctcaggggaggaggcggagaagaggcagggcaggggcagggatttggggaaggggttggaatagaagcagggaggggacaggagaggggagggacctcatggaaggggtggagtgggggtggggctggggtagtggaggggtgtgtgtgtcagtgatgcagccctcgggccaacgTACTAGCCCTCATGTAGCCCTCGTGGTCATTTTTGTTTGAGATCCCTGTGCTACATACAACCTTGGACTGTTCATTTATATTATCAAGAGGGAAACCTAGATTCTAGACTAGACTATATCTACTGTTATTCCATTTAATAGACAGACATTACATTATAAAATGTTTTTCAGAATAATTACTAGGTAGAATATCCTGCTAATCTTTGTACAGGGACAGGGAATTAAAATAAATCCATGAAGAAGGGGACATGAGGATTTATGTATGGTAGTTACAGGATATCAATATTATcgtatttttatttcttaaagttaagcttattttttccccctcctttcaCTCATCTCTGAAGACCCAGCAGCACTAACCCAGAATCATTTTTCTGACTGGGGATCAGTTTCTGAAATCATACACTGATTTCACGTTTTGCATGAGTGAAGTTTGAAGTACTTGCCCCTTTTATCACTGCAAATAGGTAAGTAGAAACCAGTATTagaaaaaacaagaaacaaattttaaaaaatgtcttgcTCTATTTTGCatcaaaattgaaaaaaaaaaacaggccaaGTGTGTTGGTGTGCGCAACAATAAAATTACTGTCCAAACAAGTTTAGTTTAAGCGCTTTGCTTCTTTATTTGAATGCAGGTTATGTGATTCCTGGAGAAACAGTGAACTGTGTTAGCCACAACTGAGTTCACAACTAAGGCCCCaggttctgcaaacacttatgaacATGTTCCATTGCAGACCTTCAATACAATTGTCATGTGGTTTAAAAATTAAGTTGTGTGTCTCTACTACATATTACCCTTTCTTATAAGACAAGACAAGAAACAGGGGAAAGTGGACAAATATTTAGAGCCTTAAGGCCTGGCCACATGATAATTTTAAGTCTTTTCTATCCTTTTATTCTCTTCTTAGCCAGAATAATTCAACCTGCGTTGCTAAAGGACTTTCACCATCTTACACCACATGGCGCAGTAAGGACCATGTACTGCTGTGGTGGCCATATTCAAGAGTTCCTTACAAAAACAGCACACTTCAATTTTAGAGGCTAAAAATACAAGAGAGCAGATCCTCAGCAGCTGTAAATTGGCACAGTTCCACTGATGCCAATGAGGGATGCCAGTTTATATCAGATGAAGAGCTGGatatgcatctctctctcaccccaTTATGTCCACTAATTTTCAGGAAGGATTGTACAGAAGTATTACTTGAGTGTTGAAGTACCTGGGAAAGTGAGATTAAAAGCCTCTGGAAGTGTCCAGATGTGTCACTTCGTATAGCTTCCTCCAGAGTTTTCTTAAATTCTGCAAGACCAAAAGTCACTGTGCATATCTGCTCATTTCATAAGTGCTTGTACACAATTTACTACAAATCTGTGATTACAGCCTCCAATGCCTGGTGGAGGCctctgatttttttccattaCTGTTATGAAAATGTACTCTGAGGAATGATCTAAAAAGGTACAGTTACTGGGACTATGTCAAGCCTAACCTGTTTTGTAGGTCCTGCTGATTTCTCGAATGTGCTCATTACTGCGAGAAGACATTATTTCAATGAGACAGGCTTCATCTGTTCCAGCACCCTATATGCaaagaagaggagagaaaaaaaaatctacacatACATATCTTGGACACTCAGTTTTTTGTTATGATAGTACATTACAGCAATGAGCTCTCTCACTATCTCCAGGTCAGAATTAAAACTAGGCAATTCAGAAGTCATTATTTTGTGCAAGAAATATTCCAGCTAAATAGTTTACACGTTGTTCATAATACAAACTTCCAGAACACAAATACACATTAACAGGCTCTTTTTCCCCTGAGAAAACACAAGAATCATGTTAAGGGCATTAATTAAGTACTTACAAAGTATTTTTAAGTGATATTATCATTTATATCTGATTTTATACAGCAAATTTTACACAGTTAATATTTCTTATAATGAACAATACTTGAGAAAGACTGATTTAATCTAATTCTGTTTCTGAGGGCAACTAATGTTATTAACTGTTGTTTCAACCCCCTGGCTACTTTGCTTATACCCTGGAACTGAAAACTTCTATGTAAACCTTGGTGCTATGATTCAGGGATTTACACGTTTATTTCAGCTCATTTTTGTAAGGTTATCAAAAAAGTTCAAGAATTaacatgtttaaaaatagaaCTATCTTGAGAAAACTATCTTGCAAGAAAACAGACTTGCAAAACAGTCTGGAAAGTTTCAATAATAATGAATACCCATCATTTCTATAATGCTTTGCATCATTTAAAGCATTCTATGTGAAGTCCTAGGTGAGATAGGAAaatatatccccattttactgatgggggaAACCAAGACGGAAGTTACAGCCAAAGTTTTCGCCCCATAATTTTTGGTGCCCAAGTGACATATctaaggacctgattttcagggcACCCCAACCCAAAGGAAAACGATGGGAGCTgtaggtgttcagcacctctgataaTCAGGCCCATCATGCCTCAGCCTGGGCATCCAAAAATGGAAGAACCTCAAATGAGCAGCTAATCTGGAAAATTTGGTCTAAATAACTGGCCTCCACCTACACTGCATGTTAGTGGCAGAATTAGGATTAGAACTCAGTTCCCGAGTCTCACCAACACAGATCCTCTGCATAATATTGTTtctctttaaacaaacaaaaaataacctCAAATCTATTTCACAGTTACACTTGGTCATTATCTCCTTGAGAGGTGGGGCATAAACAATCATTTAAGAGAGACAATCCAAAGACAAGTTTATGGGGGAATTTAAGCACCCAACATGATTAACAAAAACTACATAATCTTAAAGGCTTAATTTCCCTAAACAAACCTTTATAGCTTCCTTTATTTCACAAACATCATACATGACAGGTGTCTTCAGCATTGCCAAGACTGTCTTCTCAAAGTTGCCTGACAGCTCAGATTTAAGATCTTTGATCAAATCCtgattggaaaaaataatttttttaaaaggctcagaATCAGAGATATTGACAAATACTAGCACTAGATTCTTGCAGCTTACTGGGACTTTTTCACATTTAGGAATAAGTAGCACATACACAATATAAAATTGTTCCACTTAATGGTACTAATGGTAGCAACTGgcaacaactttaaaaaaaaaaaaaaagaactttaaaTGTTGTGTCCTGAACAAAGGGTCAAAATGAACAGTTAGCAAAGAGGACTGGCGCCTTGCAACCAAACTGGATTACAGGCCGGAGGTCAGGGAGGGTGGAGCCATACCTGCTTGGGCTAGGGTGGCTGCCCACCAATACCAGCATTCCTTTACGAGTGATATCAACACTGGTTAATTCTCAGTGTTTTTTTCAAGCACTGGGACTGGTTGGCCCATTGATAAAAGGCATGGCAGCAGGTGGTGGTTGGCTCTTAATGGTCTGCTGTGAAATACTTGCCTTTCCATAAGCTGTTTTGAAGGACAGGATGATCTGCTGCCTTTGCTTGTTTGAGCGACTTCCAAGACAATCTATAATCGCCTGCTCATCAGTTCCTGTGAACACAAAGGGTGCATAACATATGACATTTTAACGCTATCACATTCTATTAGGGTCTGATCCCACTCCTACTTATGTCAGTAGCTAAATTTTTTACTTTCTTGACTTTACTAGGAGCTGAATTGAACCCTTACTGCACAGCGTCCCCAGCGTATCAGATGGGACATTACATCAAATATTCTAGTTATAGGCTATGATTGTCAAATTAATTCCAGCTCTAATCTCAACTGCAAATACAACGGAAAGAAACACACCAGATTCATAATACTGGTTATTCTTGTGGTCTCTCCCAGTTGATTACCTCAGATTAAGGTTTAGTTTGTTACAGGAAGGATAATAGTTCTGGAATTATTCCACTCTTCGCAAGTGTAACAATGAAGAATGGCAGTGGTGAAGCAATGCTGCAATACCGCTTTCAACAGAAACTAAGCTCATCAACTACTCACCAAATCCTTTCATAGCTTTTCTCAAGACTTCTGCATCCCGCAGGGGGTCAAATCCTGGTGCATCAGTGATTGTGCCTCGTTTTCCAGACTAAATCATGCCAATAAAAAGGATAACTGTTAGATACTGGATTAGctatatagctcagtggtttgagcatttgcctgctaaacccagggctgtgagttcaatccttgaggagaccacttaaggatctagggcaaaatcagtacttggtcctgctagtgaaggcagggggatggactcgatgacctttcggggtcctttccagctctatgagataacTAGAAAACTGGATTTCACATTATTACTAGAGCTTGTCACAGCCCATGTCAGAGAAGAAATGAAGAAAATTACAATGGAATTTAAATGGTTTATTCATTTTATATTCAAACTATGTGGACATGTGGAAAAGAAAATGCCTCACAGCGTCTCGTTAATTAAGGTTTCATAAAGAGGTATAGGCAAACGGAAATATTTTGTTAGGAAAGGCAGATTCAATAAAAAGGATTTAAAACTCGCCTTAAGAATTTCATTTAGGATATTTTACTAAAATGAGATTTAACGTCACCCAGTCTGTATTTATACTGTTGTGATCTGAATAagacttagactcatagactttaaggtcagaagggaccattatgagcatctagtctgacctcctgcacaatgcaggccacagaatctcacccatccactcctgtaacaaacccctaacctatgtctgagttattgaagtcctcaaattgtggtttgaagacctcaagctgcagagaatcctccagcaagtgacccgtgccccacctgcagaggaaggcgaaaaacctccagggcctctgccaatctgccctggaggaaaattccttcccgaccccaaatatggcaatcagctaaaccctgagcatgtgggcaagagtcaccagccaggcacccaggaaagaattctctgtagtaactcagatcccaccccatctaacatcccatcacagaccactgggcatacttacctgctgataatcaaagatcaattgccaaattaattgccaaaattaggctatgaCTTGCTCTCTCTGTCCAAATCTCCTCCTTTGTATTTTATTGGGTTTAGTTTGCTTCTGGTCCACACAAAGGAAACATGCAGCAATTAAAGATTAAACACACTGAAATGCATCTTACTGTTCCAGGTGTGATGGTGGGCATCACAGATCCTGAATAAGGCGGCACAGAGGGATTCACAGCTGGACCTGATGGATAACTTGGCATTGGCTGTTGCCCAGGCAGTGGCACTGGCTGTTGCCCAGGCAGTGGCATGGGTTGCTGCCCTGGGTAGGTCATTGGCTGCTGCCCTGGGTAGGTCATTGGCTGCTGCCCCGGTGGTGGCATGTGGCTGCCTGGGTATCCTGGATAAGCTGGCATTCCTGCTGGTGGATTTCCTCCAGGTGGGGGGTACATTCCGTAAGAGGCTTGCTGTCCTGACGGAGGTTGCCCAAAGCCCCCAGGAGGGACAGGAGGATAGCCTCCAGGTGCAGGAGGATATATGCTTTGTGGTACATTGGCACCTCCAAAGGTTCCTGACAAATTAGAAGCCTGCAATAACAGACAATTAAAGCAATATAGATTAAGATGGATCATGTGTTGACTTTCAACTGTATACTtggcactgtttaaaaaaaaaaaaaaaaaaaagtggagtcTCTCCACCCCCGTCAGGAAAGGAAAGGGATTGACCAGCAACCATGGAGAAAATGAACCGCACTCCATGCATATCTCCTACTGTCTCTTCTTAAGTTTCTCTACCTCAGCCATCAGAACTACAGTCTCATAACCACAGTCTCCAGCATTATAGACCACATGCTCATACAAGCAGCATGCCACCCTTACAGCTAAAAAGGTTATCAGATTAACACCAACACCAAAAAGCCAAACAAGGAACAGGTCAATTCTTTCTCTGATCATGGTTGTCTTACTGTATCAGCTGGGATTTGCTCTCAGATACTGTGAGTAAAACGCATTTGCCCTCCTCCCTGGGTTATTTTATGTGGCAGACAGATGTGCTAGTAGCTTATAATTTATAATAGCCTCTGCAGCACACTTGGGCATCTAGGTAGAATCCCACAGAATCATCCTTCAGTGATCGCACCATGCTCTTGCAAAGTACTTCTTTTCCAGTAACATAAATGAGACTAGAACAGGATGGTTCTAGTCAGTTTTATGCTGCTGGTGATGCTACTTACACTACTGAGAACACACTACTAATTTCAGTCTGTAGATACCAAATATCtccaaaaaataaaacacagtcAGGAATGCACTTTGTGGTGCAAAATGTTCACAACCTGCCCAAGTCCGTTGTATAAacagagagaccaggtgggtgaggtaatatcttttattgggccaacttctgttggtgagagagaagctttcgagccacacagagcttttcttcaggtcttggGAAGGTACTGCCAGCCTCCCAGCaaaatgcaagatggaacagattgtttagcataagtagtttgCACATtagggaccattcaagatagaGTGGCTCCTTAATACCTCTGCAGTCTTAGGACAAAAAAGAGGGGTTTGTGAGTTACAGATTTtttgtaataagtcataaatccagtgGCTCCTTTCAGTCCacaatttttagtgtctagcagagtaatgaatttaagcacccaggcttgtcttttgaaagagTGTAGGTTGCCTCTGAGGACGAGGATTGATAGGTCAGATTTACATTGATCACTCTGTGTATAAACAGCATACAGTGAAAGAAGATTTATCAGCCTTCCTGCAGCTTCTACTTTGAGCACAAgaatcaaataaaaataaagagataAACCACTTCTGCATTTTCCTAGGTCTACAAAAGTTACTTTCACCGTAATCTATTACAAGGAGACGCATCCAGTCTTGCAGAAGGAGTGTGGGAGACAAGGGATGAGACACTGTCTCATACTATGTAACTTCAACAATGTCACTTGTTCACAGCCTTGCTCACTCAAACTGGCTGAAGAGTTAGGTAAAAAGCAGAACTTGGACCGAGTTTGCCAGTGTGAACCAATTAGCCATATACATTAACATTATTAGTTTCCCCTTCCTCTTTGCACTGCAAGAGCCACAATACCAAGCcaagattaaaacaaaacaaaacaaaaaatacccaCCAAAACCtccctaaagttaggctcctaaatccatatttagttgACGAAATTAGTGGCCTGATTTTCTTAAATGCTGAACTCTCAGCAGCACACATTAGCCTCAGTGGAAGTTATTGTATGCTcagtacttttaaaaatcaggccatgAATTCAGCTACTACATTCTTCCTATTTCCCCCCCTTTCTGGAACTCTTACCCCCAGAATGTATGGAGCTTTGGGATACTCCTTTATGTTCCTAGGCAAAAACACACAAACtgaaaagtttcagagtagcagccgtgttagtctgtatccgcaaaaaaaactggagtacttgtggcaccttaaagactaacaaatttattttagcatgagctttcgtgagctgcagctcacttcttcggatgcatagaatggaacacacagacaggggatatttatacatacagagaacatgaaaaggtggaagtatgcataccaacaggcagagtctaatcaattgagatgagctatcgttagcaggaggaaaaaaaactttttgaagtgataattaagatggcccatagaaggtgtgaggagaacttaacatagggaaatagattcaattggtgtaatgacccaaccattctcagtctttgtttaggccacagttaatagtatctagtttgcatattaattcaagttcagcagtttctctttggagtctgtttttgaagtttttttgttgcaaaattgccactttcaagtctgtcactgagtggttagagaggttgaagtgttctcccactggtttttgaatgttatgattcctgatgtcagatttgtgtccatttattcttttgcctagagactgtccggtttggccaatgtacatggcagaggggcattgctggcacatgatggcatatatcacgttggtagatgtgcaggtgtacgagcccctgatggcgtgtctgatgtgattaggttctatgatggtgtcacttgaatggatatgtggacagagctggcatcgggctttgttgcaaggataggttcctgggttagtgtttatgttgtatggtgtgcggttgctggtgagtatttgcttcaggttgggaggctgtctataagcgaggactggcctgtctcccaagatctgtgagagtgaggatcatctttaagataggttgtaaatctttgatgatgcgctggagaggttttagttgggggctgtaggtgatggctagtggtgttctgttattttcttttttaggcctgtcctgtagtaggtggcttctgggtactcttctagctctgtcaatctgttttttcacttcagcaggtgggtattgtaggtttaagaatgcttgatagagatcttgtaggtgtttatctctgtctgagggattggagcaaatacggttgtatcttagagcttggctgtagacaatggatcgtgtggtgtgtccgggatggaagctggaggcatgtaagtaagtatagcggtcagtgggtttccggtatagggtggtatttatgtgaccatcgtttattagcacagtagtgtctaggaaatggaccgcttgtgtggattggtctaggctgaggttgatggtgggatggaaattgttaaaatctcggtggaattcctcgagggcttcttttccatgagtccagatgatgaagatgtcaccaatgtagcgcaagtagagtaggggcattagggaacgagagttaaggaagcgttgttctaagtcagccataaagatgttggcatactgaggggccatgcgggtacccatagcagtgccactgacttgaagatatatattgtctccaaatgtgaaatagttgtgggtgaggacaaaatcacaaagttcagccaccaggttagccgtgatattatcggggatactgttcctgatggcttgtagtccatctttgtgtggaatgttagtgtagagggcttccacatccatagtggccagaatggtgttttctggaagatcactgatggattgtagtttcctcaggaagtcagtggtgtctggaagatagctgggagtgcttcagcctctctaaccactcagtgacagacttgaaagtggcaattttgcaacaaaaaaacttcaaaaacagactccaaagagaaactgctgaacttgaattaatatgcaaactagatactattaactgtggcctaaacaaagactgggaatggttgggtcattacaccaattgaatctatttccctatgttaagttctcctcacaccttctatgggccatcttaattatcacttcaaaaagtttttttcctcctgctaacgatagctcatctcaattgattagactctgcctgttggtatgcatacttccaccttttcatgttctctgtatgtataaatatcccctgtctgtgtgttccattctatgcatccgaagaagtgagctgcagctcacgaaagctcatgcttaaataaatttgttagtctttaaggtgccacaagtactcctgttttttttacaaaCTGAAAACATACCCAACCTTCTCACTGCTACGGTAGAAATACAGCTTGACATTGAAGTAAAACATGTTTAAAATATGTTAAATGGAAATGTACTCACCATCCCTGACATATAGTCTGGATTAAATTGATTGGCATAGTTGGCAACATTTTCCAGTCCAATTGGAGGTGGATTTGTAGGAGGATAGCCAGAACCACCCCAAGGATTACTACCTGAAATAATCAAACAGTCACCTTGAACCACaaaatttaaatgattttctACCCTATTCATTACTACTTGAATTTTTACTGTAATATCTATTAAACATAGGCAGTTTGGACAAGaggaaactaaactaaactaaaaggTCTGCAACGTTCAAATGAGCAGATCTCACACCTAACCAAGGTGATAACATGACCATAATAGGAAAAGAAATCTGATCAGAAACGTGCAATACTGTGTGAAGTATCCTTGGACCATTATGTTCTCTATTAAGAAAAGCAAACTTGATACAGTTATATAATAGAATATAGTTGAAGACCCTTCAATCCTCACGTGTAAGGACTCGATCTATTTTGGGATGGCAGCAGTTGACACTAGATATTCAGCAAGCTGAGCGTTCCAATAGGATGGACATTCTCAGGCACTTCATAGTTCTGGTAACATAGCTATCCCTTCACTATCAAACAGCGTCAAAGTTCAAACGCTGTTCTAAAACAGTAGCTTCAGAGGTTTTAGTTCCAGCACTGTTGGGAGCCCTCTAGCAGCCCTGTATGTTTGATATTTGGCTGTGTTCACTGCTTCATCGTATTATGTAGTGCACTGGGGATAATTACGACCAAGGCCCATGTTCCATGTGGCTTATTGGTCTCAAATTACACAATAGATCCTCACTAAGCATACAGCAAGGCCCTCTAGTTCTTTCCCCAATCCAGTGCCATCAGGGCATTTCTTCTTGCTATTTATTTATactggccaaaattttcagaagcgACTACTGATGTTGGGTGCATCGGTTTTTGGATGCTCAACATGAGACACTCTAAGGGGGCCTGATGTGCAGAAAGTGCCGAGCCCCTTTCATCTggaaatcaggctcctttaaggcAGCACACGTTGGGTACCCGGAATCACTCATCACATTTGGAAATCATGGACTCCAGTATCAAAATCAATTTATTTTCTACTGACCCCAGTGTTGAGTGTGCTGCAAGTACCTGTACATTAGGAGCAAGGCTGAAAGCACTCAATTCATTTCATAAGAGGCCACATAACCACCAGATAACACAACTCTCATTCGTTCCTGTCCTGAATTTTAACTGATGACTTAGACACAAAAGGCTCTGTGTTCGAATCCCCAATTCCTGAAGCCATTCAGATCCCTCTTTTTTGTGCTCCATCTCCACTTGAATTGGGTTGTTTGGATAAGTtacctggagctgctggggggtACCCGCCTGCCGGAGGATAGCCTGGGTAACTCATTGCTAAgatctgaaaagaaaaaagagaagtaTTTTATgaagttgttttaaaaaatattctattTTATATACCATGTACAGTTATTGTATAGATGGT containing:
- the ANXA11 gene encoding annexin A11, which gives rise to MSYPGYPPAGGYPPAAPGSNPWGGSGYPPTNPPPIGLENVANYANQFNPDYMSGMASNLSGTFGGANVPQSIYPPAPGGYPPVPPGGFGQPPSGQQASYGMYPPPGGNPPAGMPAYPGYPGSHMPPPGQQPMTYPGQQPMTYPGQQPMPLPGQQPVPLPGQQPMPSYPSGPAVNPSVPPYSGSVMPTITPGTSGKRGTITDAPGFDPLRDAEVLRKAMKGFGTDEQAIIDCLGSRSNKQRQQIILSFKTAYGKDLIKDLKSELSGNFEKTVLAMLKTPVMYDVCEIKEAIKGAGTDEACLIEIMSSRSNEHIREISRTYKTEFKKTLEEAIRSDTSGHFQRLLISLSQGNRDESTNVDMSLVQRDVQELYAAGENRLGTDESKFNAILCTRSRAHLRAVFSEYQRMCNRDIEKSISREMSGDLESGMVAVVKCMKNTPAFFAERLHKAMKGAGTKDRTLIRIMVSRSEVDLLDIRTEYKRMYGKSLYADITGDTSGDYRKILLKLCGGND